DNA from Synechococcus sp. CBW1108:
GCCATCGGTCACGGTTCGGCGCTGGCCGTCCACCAAATAGATGGTACGTCAGTTCCGGAGATATACGAAGCCCTCGCTGCCGCCCGTGGTGATCGCCTCTCCCCAGGGTGTGAGTGAGCTCCAGCCTGAGGGCGCCTGCCGCAGATAGCTCACCGCGAAGCCCCGATCTGACGGCACGATGCCGGGCACCCGGGTCGGATCCAGCTGTGCGGCCAACGGCCGCACAGGGCTAGCCGCCACCAATCCGCCAAGCAGAAAGCCGACAGCAAACCGGGGTGGTGCAACGCGCATGGATGCGGGTGATTGATATTGATGCGAGCGGCGTCTAGGTATTTTTTGCAATAATTTGCATTTTTGTAGCTGTTCCGGCAGTTTTTGCGCAAGTTGGTCTGGACGTAAAAGCGCCTCTAGCCTCACCCTAGGTGTGTTACACTAAATGTAAGGTTCTGCTCCTATGATGCAGCTACTCGCCTGTGAACAGCCACTTGCAGCACTCGATTCTATTATCGACTGGCGTGAGTGTTCTCTGGAATCGGTTGATTTTTTGGCTGCTCCGCGCACCATTGCCTCGGCCTCACTTTGCTGCGACAGCTGATTGAGGGCGTCTGGGCCGATTTCCACCGCATCCCATTCACCAATCCATGAGCAAGATGCTGCTGGTAACTGTGGGAGGGAGTCCTGAACCGGTTCTTCACACGGTTCGCAATCACAACCCCGACGAGGTAATCTTCATCCCCAGCGTGAAGCCCACCCTGAGGCCGAGCCTGGATCAGGTGATAGGAGAAGGCATACCCTGCAGGCATGAACTCCCCAATGGTGTGGTGGAGATCCGGAAGAATCTGGTTGTGCAGCTGGGTTTGCAGGAGCGTTTTGATCCGGACCGACATCTGATCGGTATCCCTGATCCGGACAACCTGGGTGATTGCTATAGGCGAATCCGCAGCGCCTGCCGGAACCTTCAGGAATCTGGCGGCCGGCATCACCTGATAGGCGACTACACCGGAGGCACCAAAACAATGAGCACGGCACTGGTGATGGCCTGCGTGGAGCTTGATGCGGAGCTAAGCCTAGTGACGGGACCACGGGACAATCTTTCCAAGGTCACCAATCAAAGTGAAGGCACGCGAGCGATCGACATCGGCCCCCTTCGCGCAGTCCGAGTGCTTCAGGAGCGATTGCCTGAACTGCTGGCCGTCCATGCCTACGATCAGGCAGCACTCTCGATAGGTATTCTGCGCACGAGTCTCGGTGAATCCTTGCCTCCATGGGCGGCGGATGCTGCAGATCAGTTGCTGGAGAGCCTGAACATCATGGATACCTGGGAGCGATTTCGTTGGAACGATGCTCTTGTGCGTGCCAAGCGAACCACACTGGCCACCTGCTTTCCTGAGCTGATCGAGTGGTGGGAGCGGGTGTGGGTATCCCGCTCGTGGCTCAAGACATCATCCATTGATATTGGGGTCGCAACGGGCTATGAGCTGGTACAGGATCTTCTTCTCAATGCAGACAGAAAAGGAAGCCGAGGTTTGTATGACGATGCAGTGGCCAGAATCTATCGAGCTCTTGAGCTTCTTGGGCAAAGTTACGTGCAATTTGAATTGGGAATAACGGAAAATAGTACCTGGAATCGAGGACAATGTTTCCTAAAGACGGGTGAGCAGGTGCCAACTGGGAGCCTGAAGGAGCTGTACGACTGGTTAGAGCGGAACGACACCAAAAATATACTTGCTCCGCAGTATCTGCGCCAGCGAGATCGGCTCTCCCAGCTGCGGCACGCGCGCAATCAGTCCTTGATGGCACATGGCCTCATTCCTGTGAGGAGGGCTCAATGGCTCTCGTTTCAAGATGGGGTGGAACAACTGGTTGATGCAGTGCTCCACTCACCTGGCTTCTCCCAGGGACCACCTCCCCAGCAGCTTCCCGGCACCGCCCTCCTGCAGCTCCCTGAGTCCCAAGTGCTGCTGGGCATGGCGGGATGATTCACATTCTTGTGCTGTCTATCGGCAAGCAACCAGACGGCCCGATCCAGACCATCCGTGGCGTGCGGCCCGACCGGGTGGTGTTTATCTGCAGCCAGGAAAGCCAAGACCTGATCCGGTCCATTCAGGCCCGGGTGCCCGTGCCCGATTTCGATGCGGACCGTGATGTCATGGTGTTGCAGCACCGACGCCCTGGCAGTAGCCCTGAGGCATCCAATGAGCTCGATCGTCTCGATTCTGTCTATGTTCAGGCCAGTGCGTTGTTGGAACGCTTAGGCCAGGAACACCCTGGCTGCAGGCTC
Protein-coding regions in this window:
- a CDS encoding TIGR02710 family CRISPR-associated CARF protein, encoding MSKMLLVTVGGSPEPVLHTVRNHNPDEVIFIPSVKPTLRPSLDQVIGEGIPCRHELPNGVVEIRKNLVVQLGLQERFDPDRHLIGIPDPDNLGDCYRRIRSACRNLQESGGRHHLIGDYTGGTKTMSTALVMACVELDAELSLVTGPRDNLSKVTNQSEGTRAIDIGPLRAVRVLQERLPELLAVHAYDQAALSIGILRTSLGESLPPWAADAADQLLESLNIMDTWERFRWNDALVRAKRTTLATCFPELIEWWERVWVSRSWLKTSSIDIGVATGYELVQDLLLNADRKGSRGLYDDAVARIYRALELLGQSYVQFELGITENSTWNRGQCFLKTGEQVPTGSLKELYDWLERNDTKNILAPQYLRQRDRLSQLRHARNQSLMAHGLIPVRRAQWLSFQDGVEQLVDAVLHSPGFSQGPPPQQLPGTALLQLPESQVLLGMAG